The following proteins come from a genomic window of Dongia rigui:
- a CDS encoding M10 family metallopeptidase, with product MPTPTTASQTSFVPPAGTNYIDALLAGSRWGGSVGTPATISYSFPTASSVWDTSYWAYPPGQNFPVEPYDPDYRGFTAQEQAVFRDVLTAYSNVANITFQEITETSNSVGDIRIAYSGMVGNDGAAAYAIYPDPSDPWAPSIGGDIWVNPNYDPNLELAPGEWGYSTWMHELGHALGLQHPFSDGGGSSEVVLTGNQQTQMYSIMGYDRSPYAMIEAYQLMLYDIAAIQYIYGANMSYQAGDNNYMFSNTTEELRTLWDAGGDDTIDASNQNRTATIDLHDGAFSSIGMKNSGANAQFNIAIAFNAVIENAIGGSKGDTLIGNEIANKLDGRAGADTLRGDAGDDLYFIDVVANGTGARIEDTVTELANQGDDTIELRGSVANAVAGTILMAANVERLDASGTGATRLNITGNASNNIITGNDADNILDGGAGVDNLVGGNGNDTFKVDEFDTVTEALNGGIDTVEMTATAADLTFDMPATYENVENFKLMGTKAGDVIGSDADNQITGNDAINTLSGAGGNDTLKGMGGNDTLDGGDDNDSLDGGTGNDTMSGGNGNDTYFVDNANDVVDESATDGYDIVKSTVTYTISDGVEEFQLLGTAAINATGSNDDNKLVGNDGANILDGAGGNDEMIGGKGDDTYIVDSLDDVVTETLGAGGGIDTVRSAIDYTLGSNVENLTLTDDGVEINGVGNDLANVIIGNSSDNKLTGVGGIDTLKGGDGNDYYNVNLVLSGTAAKIEDTVIELANQGDYDTIKLVGPTLSNLVTTLTVGTNIENLDASDTGSTKLNLTGNALSNELTGNDADNVLDGGAGDDTLIGGAGNDTYKVSEKDGFVDFVIEGVGKGIDTVEMTTSSPSTIDAPLEFQMAADFENVEKFKLLGTAIANVYGNDEDNVITGNGAVNQLFGEIGNDTLYGGGGNDILDGGADDDTLDGGIGADQMSGGDGNDTYYVDNVNDAIDDVDGTDDTVYASISYSIETAVSIENLVLTGTAANGTGNIENNKITGNAVANILDGGEGEDTLIGGAGNDTYFIDDDNDVVTEQANEGTDTVKGRITIDFGTGKFLNVENITLLDDAQDIDIDATGDSGKNVIIGNIGNNDLDGAGGDDTIDGGAGSDKLTGGAGIDTLKGGAGDDDYIVNLVLASGAVKLEDTVTELVNEGDEDTIELASTSTLALTKATTLTIGANIEGFDASQTDKTWINITGNGQNNSIIGNLAANILDGAAGNDTLYGGDGNDTLIGGLGNDELEGGKGDDLYQIDESDELLEADGEGIDSIELTTKAAGYTLQMDAFFENAKVLGTLATNVAGNDENNVITGNAAANTLSGGIGDDTLDGGAGNDILLGGIGDDTYVIDSLKDSVDETGGDGIDTVKASVTLTQGFDDVENYTYTGTAAWTFTGTDDDNRLEGGTGIDKLTGGIGIDTLIGNAGDDILDGGEGEDTMTGGAGNDTYFVDDSADEVNELANGGIDTIKSLVDIDLASGKYDNVENITLLDETPGVGSNLKGEGTGSANIIIGNSGDNLLSGGSGNDTLEGRAGEDVLVGGEGVDILKGGAGDDTYEVLLVQSGTAAKLEDTISEEANVDTGDKLVLKGTVAATTATTIVLAAGFENLDASDANVAKLNLTGNAASNFITGNLFDNTIDGGAGDDTLQGGIGNDILIGGAGLDALEGGDGDDIYRVDENDSTTELAGEGTDTVEMTATKAGLSFFVADDVENFKLLGTLAGNVEGNGLDNIITGNSAVNTLKGGIGDDTLDGGAGNDILLGGAGDDIYVIDSLKDSVDETGGDGVDTVKSSVLLTTTLQGIENYTYTGTSAWAFTGTDGVNRLEGGSGADTLNGGIGNDTLVGNAGNDILDGGLGNDTMKGGAGNDTYFVDDAADVVTELTNEGVDTIKSLVSVVLGNYLNVENLTLMDYGVGTGDNLSGEGSDGANLIIGNSGDNALNGGIGNDTLEGWAGNDTLTGGAGIDILKGGAGSDAYEVNLVLSGTSAKLEDTVTEDANQGTADKLVLTGTVATTTVTSIVLAATLEDLDASQASVDKLNLTGNTSNNVITGNQLDNIIDGAAGNDTLQGGDGNDVLIGGIGTDTLEGGDGNDTYRIDESDKVTEVIGKGIDTVEITLTTKNNAGVDDYLSIENLTVLGTRAADIYGNNADNKLIGNAAANSLYGEGGDDWLDGGLGNDTYTGGAGNDVFVFDNVNDKIAVGDGEAGDTVMRAFVSNQFVGAIENYGYTGASAWTFTGSGNANVLTGGTGINTLNGGGGNDTLTGNKANDILDGGIGNDALKGGAGNDTYFIDAAADTVTELSDEGVDTIKSLVSVVLANYQNVENVTLLDTGVGTGADLTGEGSGVANVIIGNSGNNVLSGGDGNDTLEGWAGNDKLTGGAGIDILKGGAGNDTYVVDLVLSGTAAKLEDTVIEDANQGTADKLVLTGTLATTTATSIVLAATIEDLDASLALVAKLNLTGNNSNNVISGGVPDNIIDGGAGNDTLKGGGGNDILIGGIGADSLEGEQGDDTYRMDESDTMFEEVGEGIDTVEITLTTKNSVVLDDYFNVENLTVLGTRAAEIHGNIVDNKLIGNAAANSLYGEGGNDWLDGGLGNDTFTGGDGNDVFVLDNAKDTITDAELGDTVIRTFVSTQFVGAIENYGYTGASAWTFTGSGNANVLSGGTGINTLNGGGGDDTLTGNKANDVLDGGTGNDLMTGGAGNDTYHVDSADDDIVEDDAVGSGIDTILASVDIDLADYANVENVTYKAFDAEAELKGNSLNNILNAAAVNFAQTLDVLTIDGGDGNDTITGSKFDDNLIGGKGIDTLIGGDGHDELTGGIGNDILQGGAGNDHYHVELAQNGTGATATAVLEDTVTELTGAGTYDTIELHNANAVVLTKATTLTVNANVENFDIHDTGTLLLNVTGNTLDNEITGNNAANALDGGAGNDWLFAGGGNDTLIGGAGNDWLIGDDGNDTLTGGAGNDTFTFYDPTISEGNDIITDFNKVQDFLAFHEVIDLNGNHNGSIIDEIDDAILSIQDLGVGKDVIITFDDNHTLTFQKFGTGATGLTSITDILNESHIVMAT from the coding sequence TTGCCGACACCAACCACGGCCAGCCAGACGTCCTTCGTTCCCCCTGCCGGCACCAACTATATAGACGCTTTGCTCGCTGGGTCGCGCTGGGGCGGCTCGGTCGGGACGCCGGCCACCATCAGCTACAGTTTTCCGACCGCGAGCTCCGTCTGGGACACCAGCTATTGGGCTTATCCCCCGGGCCAGAACTTTCCTGTCGAGCCCTACGACCCTGACTACCGCGGCTTCACCGCGCAGGAACAAGCCGTTTTCCGTGACGTCCTCACGGCCTATTCGAACGTCGCCAATATCACCTTCCAGGAAATCACCGAAACATCCAATTCGGTCGGCGATATCCGCATCGCCTATTCTGGCATGGTCGGTAACGACGGCGCGGCGGCTTATGCCATCTACCCGGATCCTTCTGATCCCTGGGCACCGTCGATCGGCGGCGATATCTGGGTCAATCCCAATTACGACCCCAATTTGGAGCTGGCGCCAGGCGAGTGGGGCTATTCGACCTGGATGCATGAGCTTGGGCACGCCTTGGGCCTGCAGCACCCCTTCTCGGACGGCGGGGGCAGTTCCGAAGTCGTTCTGACCGGCAACCAGCAGACGCAGATGTATTCGATCATGGGCTATGACCGCAGCCCTTATGCGATGATCGAAGCCTATCAGCTGATGCTCTATGACATCGCGGCGATCCAGTACATCTACGGCGCCAACATGTCGTACCAGGCGGGCGACAACAACTACATGTTCAGCAACACGACCGAGGAGCTGCGCACCCTTTGGGATGCGGGGGGCGACGACACGATCGACGCCTCGAACCAGAACCGAACTGCGACAATCGATCTTCATGACGGTGCCTTCAGTTCCATCGGCATGAAGAACAGTGGCGCCAATGCCCAATTCAACATCGCGATCGCCTTCAACGCCGTGATCGAGAATGCGATTGGCGGTTCCAAGGGCGACACGCTCATCGGCAATGAGATCGCCAACAAGCTGGACGGGCGCGCTGGTGCCGACACGCTGCGCGGCGATGCCGGCGACGATCTCTACTTCATCGATGTCGTGGCGAACGGCACCGGCGCCAGGATCGAAGACACGGTCACGGAACTTGCCAATCAGGGTGATGACACGATTGAGCTGCGCGGCAGCGTCGCCAATGCGGTCGCCGGCACCATTCTGATGGCGGCCAATGTCGAAAGGCTGGATGCGAGCGGGACGGGGGCGACCCGGCTCAATATCACCGGCAATGCATCTAACAACATCATAACCGGCAATGATGCCGATAACATTCTGGACGGGGGCGCAGGGGTGGACAATCTGGTTGGGGGCAATGGCAACGATACTTTCAAGGTCGACGAGTTCGACACGGTCACCGAAGCGCTGAATGGCGGGATCGATACGGTCGAGATGACGGCGACAGCTGCCGACCTTACATTCGATATGCCCGCCACCTACGAGAACGTCGAAAACTTCAAGCTGATGGGAACGAAGGCCGGCGACGTCATCGGCAGTGATGCGGACAACCAGATCACCGGCAACGATGCCATCAACACATTGTCCGGCGCCGGCGGCAATGACACGCTGAAGGGCATGGGCGGCAACGATACGCTGGATGGCGGCGACGACAACGACAGCCTCGATGGCGGCACCGGCAATGACACGATGTCGGGCGGCAATGGCAACGACACCTATTTCGTCGACAACGCCAATGACGTGGTCGATGAAAGTGCCACGGACGGTTATGACATCGTGAAGTCGACCGTCACCTACACGATCTCCGATGGGGTCGAGGAATTCCAATTGCTGGGGACCGCAGCGATCAATGCGACCGGCAGTAACGACGACAACAAGCTGGTCGGCAATGACGGGGCCAACATCCTTGATGGCGCCGGCGGCAATGACGAGATGATCGGCGGCAAGGGCGATGACACATATATCGTCGATTCCCTAGACGACGTCGTCACGGAAACGCTCGGTGCCGGTGGTGGCATCGATACGGTGCGCAGTGCCATCGATTACACCCTCGGCAGCAATGTCGAGAATCTGACGCTGACCGATGACGGGGTTGAGATCAACGGTGTCGGAAATGACCTGGCGAATGTCATCATCGGCAATAGCAGTGACAACAAGCTGACCGGCGTTGGCGGTATCGATACGCTGAAGGGCGGCGACGGCAATGATTATTACAATGTCAATCTCGTCCTGTCCGGTACTGCAGCCAAGATCGAGGACACAGTAATCGAACTCGCCAATCAAGGCGATTACGACACCATCAAGCTGGTGGGCCCGACGCTGAGCAATCTGGTCACGACTTTGACCGTCGGCACCAATATCGAAAACCTCGATGCTAGCGACACGGGTTCGACCAAGCTCAACCTCACCGGCAACGCACTGAGCAACGAACTGACCGGCAACGATGCCGACAACGTACTTGATGGTGGTGCTGGCGATGACACGCTGATCGGCGGTGCCGGCAATGACACATACAAGGTCAGCGAGAAGGACGGATTTGTCGACTTTGTGATCGAGGGAGTCGGTAAGGGTATCGATACTGTGGAGATGACGACCTCGTCGCCCAGCACAATCGACGCCCCGCTCGAATTCCAGATGGCTGCCGATTTCGAGAATGTCGAAAAATTCAAGCTGCTGGGCACGGCCATTGCCAATGTCTATGGCAATGACGAAGACAATGTCATCACCGGCAACGGGGCGGTCAACCAGCTCTTCGGCGAGATCGGCAACGACACGCTCTATGGCGGCGGCGGCAATGACATCCTGGATGGTGGCGCCGACGACGACACGCTCGACGGCGGCATCGGCGCCGACCAGATGTCGGGTGGTGACGGCAACGACACCTATTACGTCGACAATGTGAATGACGCGATCGACGATGTCGACGGCACAGACGACACGGTCTATGCCAGCATCAGCTATTCGATCGAAACTGCCGTCAGTATCGAAAACCTGGTGCTGACCGGGACCGCCGCCAACGGTACGGGCAACATCGAGAACAACAAGATCACCGGCAATGCCGTCGCCAATATCCTCGACGGCGGCGAGGGTGAAGACACGCTGATCGGCGGTGCCGGCAACGACACCTATTTCATCGACGACGACAACGACGTCGTGACCGAACAGGCCAATGAAGGTACCGATACCGTCAAGGGCCGCATCACCATCGACTTCGGCACTGGAAAATTCCTCAACGTCGAGAATATCACCCTGCTCGATGACGCGCAGGATATCGACATCGATGCCACGGGCGACAGTGGCAAGAACGTCATCATTGGCAATATCGGGAACAATGATCTCGATGGTGCCGGCGGCGACGATACGATTGACGGCGGTGCCGGCAGCGACAAGCTGACCGGTGGCGCAGGTATCGACACATTGAAGGGCGGCGCCGGGGACGACGACTATATTGTCAATCTCGTCTTGGCGTCTGGTGCGGTAAAGCTGGAGGACACGGTCACAGAACTTGTCAATGAAGGCGATGAGGATACGATCGAACTGGCGTCCACATCCACGCTTGCGTTGACGAAGGCGACGACGCTGACGATCGGGGCCAATATCGAAGGCTTCGATGCCAGCCAGACGGACAAGACCTGGATCAACATCACCGGCAATGGGCAGAACAACTCGATCATCGGCAATTTGGCAGCCAATATCCTGGATGGCGCGGCCGGCAATGACACGCTCTATGGCGGCGATGGCAACGACACGCTGATTGGCGGCCTCGGCAATGACGAACTCGAGGGCGGCAAGGGCGACGACCTCTATCAGATCGATGAGTCCGATGAGCTCCTCGAAGCGGATGGCGAAGGCATCGATTCCATCGAGCTGACGACCAAGGCGGCCGGCTACACGCTGCAGATGGATGCGTTCTTCGAGAATGCCAAGGTGCTGGGCACGCTGGCGACCAACGTCGCGGGCAATGACGAGAACAACGTCATTACCGGCAATGCCGCAGCCAACACCCTGTCGGGCGGTATCGGCGACGACACGCTGGATGGCGGCGCCGGTAACGATATTCTCCTGGGCGGTATCGGTGACGACACCTATGTCATCGACAGCCTAAAGGACAGCGTCGATGAGACGGGTGGCGATGGCATCGACACGGTCAAGGCCAGCGTGACGCTGACCCAGGGGTTCGATGATGTGGAGAACTATACCTATACCGGCACGGCGGCTTGGACCTTCACCGGCACTGACGACGATAACCGCCTGGAAGGTGGCACCGGCATCGATAAGCTGACGGGCGGCATCGGCATCGACACGCTGATCGGCAATGCCGGCGATGACATCCTGGATGGCGGCGAAGGCGAAGATACGATGACCGGCGGTGCCGGCAACGATACCTATTTCGTCGACGATAGCGCGGATGAGGTCAATGAACTTGCCAATGGCGGCATCGATACCATCAAGAGCCTGGTGGATATCGACCTCGCCAGCGGCAAATACGACAATGTCGAGAACATCACACTGCTGGACGAAACTCCCGGTGTTGGCAGCAATCTCAAAGGGGAAGGCACCGGCAGCGCCAATATCATCATCGGCAATAGCGGCGACAATCTGCTGAGCGGCGGTAGCGGCAACGATACGCTGGAGGGGCGGGCTGGTGAAGATGTACTGGTCGGCGGTGAGGGTGTGGACATCCTCAAAGGCGGCGCCGGTGACGACACCTATGAGGTGCTGCTGGTCCAATCCGGCACGGCGGCAAAGCTTGAAGACACGATCAGCGAAGAGGCCAATGTCGATACCGGCGACAAGCTGGTTCTGAAAGGCACTGTCGCCGCGACGACCGCCACCACTATTGTCCTGGCGGCGGGATTTGAAAACCTTGACGCCAGCGATGCGAATGTCGCCAAGCTCAACCTCACCGGAAACGCGGCCAGCAATTTCATCACCGGTAACCTGTTCGACAACACCATCGACGGCGGCGCCGGCGATGACACGCTGCAAGGCGGTATCGGCAACGACATCCTGATCGGCGGTGCCGGTCTTGACGCGCTGGAAGGCGGCGATGGCGACGATATCTATCGCGTCGACGAGAATGATTCGACGACTGAGCTGGCTGGCGAGGGCACCGATACCGTCGAGATGACGGCGACCAAGGCGGGGCTCTCTTTTTTCGTCGCGGACGACGTCGAGAACTTCAAGCTGCTCGGCACCTTGGCGGGGAATGTCGAGGGTAATGGGCTCGACAACATCATCACCGGGAACAGTGCCGTCAACACGCTGAAAGGCGGCATCGGCGACGACACGCTGGATGGCGGCGCCGGCAACGATATTCTCCTGGGCGGTGCCGGTGACGATATTTACGTCATCGACAGCCTCAAGGACAGCGTCGATGAGACGGGTGGCGATGGCGTCGACACGGTGAAGTCCAGTGTCTTGCTGACGACGACGCTGCAGGGCATCGAAAACTACACCTATACCGGCACGTCCGCCTGGGCCTTCACCGGCACCGACGGGGTAAATCGCCTGGAAGGCGGCTCGGGCGCCGACACGCTGAATGGCGGCATCGGCAACGATACGCTGGTCGGGAATGCCGGCAACGACATCCTGGATGGCGGCCTCGGCAATGACACGATGAAGGGTGGTGCCGGCAACGACACTTATTTTGTCGATGACGCGGCTGATGTGGTGACCGAACTTACCAATGAAGGCGTGGATACGATCAAGAGCCTGGTCTCGGTCGTTCTTGGCAATTATCTCAACGTCGAAAACCTGACGCTGATGGATTACGGGGTCGGGACCGGAGACAACCTCAGCGGCGAAGGCAGCGACGGCGCCAACCTCATCATCGGCAATAGCGGTGACAATGCGCTGAACGGCGGCATTGGCAATGATACGCTGGAGGGCTGGGCCGGTAACGACACGCTGACCGGCGGTGCAGGAATCGACATCCTGAAAGGTGGTGCCGGCAGCGACGCTTATGAGGTCAATTTGGTCCTGTCTGGGACGTCGGCAAAGCTCGAAGATACCGTGACAGAAGATGCCAATCAGGGAACGGCGGACAAGCTGGTGCTGACGGGCACTGTCGCCACGACGACGGTGACCAGCATCGTCCTCGCGGCGACGCTCGAGGATCTGGATGCGAGCCAGGCGAGTGTCGACAAGCTTAACCTCACCGGCAACACCTCTAACAACGTCATCACCGGTAACCAGCTCGATAACATCATCGATGGCGCCGCCGGGAACGATACGCTGCAGGGCGGTGACGGTAACGATGTCCTGATCGGTGGCATCGGTACCGATACGCTGGAGGGCGGCGACGGTAACGACACCTACCGGATCGACGAGAGCGACAAGGTCACCGAAGTGATCGGGAAGGGCATCGATACGGTCGAGATCACCTTGACGACGAAGAACAACGCCGGTGTTGACGATTACCTCAGTATCGAGAACCTCACGGTGCTCGGGACCCGCGCTGCCGATATCTATGGCAATAATGCCGACAACAAGCTGATCGGCAATGCGGCCGCCAATTCCTTGTATGGCGAGGGTGGCGACGACTGGCTGGATGGGGGCCTCGGCAACGACACCTATACCGGCGGTGCTGGCAATGATGTGTTCGTCTTCGACAATGTCAATGACAAGATCGCGGTGGGCGACGGCGAGGCGGGGGATACCGTCATGCGCGCGTTCGTGTCGAACCAATTTGTCGGCGCGATCGAGAATTACGGCTATACCGGCGCGTCCGCCTGGACGTTCACCGGGTCGGGGAATGCCAACGTGCTGACCGGCGGTACCGGCATCAACACGCTCAATGGTGGCGGCGGCAACGACACGCTGACCGGCAACAAGGCCAACGACATCCTGGATGGCGGCATCGGCAATGACGCGCTGAAAGGCGGTGCCGGCAACGACACCTATTTCATCGACGCTGCGGCCGATACGGTGACCGAACTTTCCGACGAGGGCGTGGATACGATCAAGAGCCTGGTGTCGGTCGTGCTTGCCAATTATCAGAATGTCGAGAACGTGACGCTGCTGGATACGGGGGTTGGGACCGGGGCCGATCTCACAGGCGAAGGCAGTGGTGTCGCCAATGTCATCATCGGCAACAGCGGCAACAATGTGCTGAGTGGCGGCGACGGCAATGATACGCTGGAGGGCTGGGCCGGCAACGATAAGCTGACGGGCGGTGCGGGGATCGACATCCTCAAAGGCGGTGCCGGCAACGATACCTATGTGGTGGATCTGGTCCTGTCCGGGACGGCGGCGAAGCTGGAAGACACCGTGATCGAAGACGCCAATCAGGGAACGGCGGACAAGCTGGTGCTGACGGGAACCCTCGCCACGACGACGGCCACCAGCATCGTCCTTGCAGCGACGATCGAGGATCTCGACGCGAGCCTTGCGCTTGTTGCCAAGCTCAACCTGACGGGCAACAACTCGAACAATGTCATCAGCGGTGGCGTTCCAGACAACATCATCGACGGCGGTGCCGGCAACGACACCCTGAAAGGCGGGGGCGGCAATGACATCCTGATCGGCGGCATCGGTGCCGATTCGCTGGAGGGCGAGCAGGGCGACGATACCTACCGGATGGACGAGAGTGACACGATGTTCGAAGAGGTCGGCGAGGGCATCGACACAGTCGAGATTACCTTGACGACGAAGAACAGCGTCGTGCTCGACGACTATTTCAATGTCGAGAACCTGACGGTGCTTGGTACCCGCGCTGCCGAGATTCATGGCAATATCGTCGACAACAAGCTGATCGGCAATGCGGCTGCCAATTCCCTTTATGGCGAAGGTGGCAACGACTGGCTTGACGGCGGTCTCGGTAACGACACCTTTACCGGCGGCGATGGCAACGATGTTTTCGTGCTCGACAATGCCAAGGACACCATCACGGACGCCGAACTGGGGGACACGGTCATTCGGACGTTCGTGTCGACCCAATTTGTGGGCGCGATCGAGAATTACGGCTATACCGGCGCGTCTGCCTGGACGTTCACCGGATCCGGGAATGCCAATGTGCTGAGCGGCGGCACCGGCATCAACACGCTCAATGGCGGCGGCGGCGACGACACGCTGACCGGCAACAAAGCCAATGACGTGCTTGATGGTGGGACCGGCAATGATCTCATGACCGGCGGCGCCGGCAACGACACCTATCATGTCGACAGCGCGGATGACGACATTGTCGAGGATGATGCCGTCGGGTCCGGCATCGACACGATCCTGGCATCGGTCGATATCGACCTCGCCGATTATGCCAATGTCGAGAATGTCACTTACAAGGCGTTCGACGCCGAGGCTGAACTGAAGGGTAATTCGCTCAACAACATCCTGAATGCCGCGGCGGTGAACTTCGCCCAGACTCTGGATGTCCTGACCATCGATGGCGGGGACGGCAACGATACGATCACCGGCAGCAAGTTCGACGACAACCTCATCGGCGGCAAGGGGATTGATACCTTGATCGGTGGCGATGGCCACGATGAACTGACCGGCGGTATTGGCAACGACATTCTGCAGGGTGGGGCGGGTAACGACCACTATCATGTCGAACTGGCGCAGAATGGAACCGGTGCGACGGCCACGGCTGTGCTCGAAGACACCGTGACGGAACTGACGGGGGCCGGGACCTATGACACCATCGAACTGCACAATGCCAATGCGGTGGTGCTGACCAAGGCGACGACGCTGACAGTCAATGCCAATGTCGAGAACTTCGACATCCACGACACCGGCACACTGCTGCTGAACGTGACCGGCAACACGCTCGACAACGAAATCACCGGCAACAACGCTGCCAATGCCCTAGATGGCGGTGCCGGCAATGACTGGCTGTTTGCCGGCGGCGGCAACGATACGCTGATCGGCGGCGCCGGCAATGACTGGCTGATCGGCGATGACGGCAACGATACGCTGACCGGCGGCGCCGGCAACGATACGTTCACCTTCTATGACCCCACCATCAGTGAAGGCAACGATATCATCACAGATTTCAACAAGGTGCAGGACTTTCTGGCCTTCCATGAAGTGATCGATCTCAACGGCAATCACAACGGCAGCATCATTGATGAGATCGATGATGCAATCTTGAGCATTCAGGATCTCGGTGTGGGAAAGGATGTCATCATTACGTTTGATGACAATCACACGCTGACCTTCCAGAAGTTCGGCACAGGCGCCACGGGACTGACGTCGATTACGGATATCTTGAATGAATCCCATATAGTGATGGCGACTTGA
- a CDS encoding threonine aldolase family protein — translation MNFCSDNVAGIAPEILEAIARANAGTMPSYGGDEITARVEKRLGEIFEREVWAFPVTTGTAANALALSTLTPPYGAVYCHPEAHIMVDECGAPELYTGGAKLVPIAGAGGKISARDVAETLDNARAGDVHHVQPAAVSLTQASECGTAYTVAEVGAIAAVTKKHGVKLHMDGARFANAVAHLNVTPADITWKAGVDVLSFGATKNGALAAEAVVFFDKELAASFGFRRKRAGHLISKMRFISAQLDAYLTNDLWLRLARHANAMAQKLVGGLQSVPGVHLLYPVEANEIFIRLPLQTLAGLRQAGFQFYDWPGAAPGTIRLVTSFATSAADVDAFIAKANTLAKAA, via the coding sequence ATGAACTTCTGCAGCGACAATGTGGCGGGCATCGCCCCGGAAATCCTCGAGGCGATCGCGCGCGCCAATGCCGGCACCATGCCATCCTATGGCGGCGACGAGATCACGGCGCGGGTCGAGAAGCGGCTGGGCGAAATCTTCGAGCGCGAGGTCTGGGCCTTTCCGGTGACGACCGGGACCGCGGCCAACGCGCTGGCGCTCTCGACGCTGACGCCGCCCTATGGCGCGGTCTATTGCCATCCGGAAGCGCATATCATGGTCGACGAATGCGGCGCGCCGGAACTCTATACCGGCGGCGCCAAGCTGGTGCCGATCGCGGGGGCGGGCGGGAAGATCAGCGCCAGGGATGTGGCCGAGACACTGGACAATGCGCGCGCTGGCGACGTGCATCACGTGCAGCCGGCGGCGGTGAGCCTCACGCAAGCCAGCGAATGCGGCACCGCCTATACGGTGGCGGAAGTGGGTGCCATCGCGGCCGTCACGAAGAAGCATGGCGTGAAGCTGCACATGGACGGCGCGCGCTTTGCCAATGCGGTGGCGCATCTCAATGTGACGCCCGCCGACATCACCTGGAAGGCCGGCGTCGACGTGCTCTCCTTCGGCGCCACCAAGAACGGCGCACTGGCTGCCGAAGCGGTGGTGTTCTTCGACAAGGAACTGGCGGCAAGCTTCGGCTTCCGCCGCAAGCGGGCGGGGCATCTCATCTCGAAGATGCGCTTCATCTCGGCCCAACTCGATGCCTATCTCACCAACGATCTGTGGCTGAGACTCGCGCGCCATGCCAATGCCATGGCGCAGAAGCTGGTGGGCGGGTTGCAGTCGGTCCCCGGCGTGCATCTTCTCTATCCGGTCGAGGCCAACGAGATCTTCATCCGCCTGCCGCTGCAGACCCTGGCGGGGCTGAGGCAGGCCGGCTTCCAGTTTTATGACTGGCCGGGGGCGGCCCCCGGCACCATTCGCCTCGTTACCAGCTTTGCCACCAGTGCCGCGGATGTCGACGCCTTCATCGCCAAGGCGAACACGCTGGCCAAGGCGGCCTGA
- a CDS encoding RluA family pseudouridine synthase, translated as MTPILDLNIPDDANGERLDRALAALLPEMSRSRLKALIEAGNLTLAETGATINEPSLRVKPGQIYRLVVPDAAPPVPLGQHIALDIAYEDDDIIVVDKPAGMVVHPAPGNPDNTLVNALIAHCGDSLSGIGGVKRPGIVHRIDKDTSGLIIAAKNDTAHHALSKAFADHSIERAYKCLVWGLPSPKAGTIETLIGRHPTHRQKMAVVTRNGKEAITHYQVEQVFGLGASLVECRLETGRTHQIRVHMTHIGHPLIGDPVYGRATIARRAQLSDTAREAAKAFPRQALHAALLGVTHPRSGAYMEWESEIPADMQALALTLGTK; from the coding sequence ATGACCCCCATTCTCGACCTCAACATTCCCGACGACGCCAATGGCGAGCGCCTTGACCGGGCGCTTGCCGCGCTTCTGCCGGAAATGTCCCGTTCCCGCCTCAAGGCCTTGATCGAGGCCGGAAATCTGACATTAGCGGAAACCGGCGCGACGATAAACGAGCCCTCGCTCAGGGTCAAACCGGGGCAAATCTACCGCCTCGTCGTCCCAGATGCCGCCCCGCCCGTGCCACTGGGCCAGCATATCGCCCTCGACATCGCCTATGAGGATGACGACATCATCGTCGTCGACAAGCCGGCCGGCATGGTGGTCCACCCCGCCCCCGGCAACCCGGACAATACCCTGGTCAATGCCCTCATCGCCCATTGCGGCGACAGCCTCTCAGGGATCGGCGGCGTGAAGCGCCCAGGCATCGTCCATCGCATCGACAAGGACACCAGCGGCCTCATCATCGCCGCCAAGAACGACACCGCGCACCACGCCCTCTCCAAGGCCTTCGCCGATCACAGCATCGAGCGCGCCTATAAATGCCTGGTCTGGGGCCTGCCCAGCCCCAAGGCCGGCACGATCGAAACGCTGATCGGCCGCCACCCGACGCATCGCCAGAAAATGGCCGTGGTCACCCGGAACGGCAAAGAGGCGATCACGCATTACCAGGTCGAACAGGTCTTCGGGCTTGGCGCGTCGCTGGTCGAATGCCGGCTGGAGACGGGGCGCACCCACCAGATCCGCGTCCACATGACCCATATCGGCCATCCGCTCATCGGCGACCCGGTCTATGGCCGGGCGACCATCGCCCGGCGCGCCCAATTGTCGGACACCGCCCGGGAGGCCGCGAAGGCCTTCCCGCGCCAGGCGCTCCATGCCGCCCTGCTGGGTGTAACCCATCCGCGCAGTGGTGCGTATATGGAGTGGGAGTCGGAAATTCCCGCCGATATGCAGGCCTTGGCGCTGACCCTTGGAACGAAGTAA